The genome window TGCAACGGGGTCGGCGGCAGCGCGCGGGTGGCGCCGCGGGCGTAGTACCGCTCGACGTAGAACTGGACGACGGACACGAGGCTCGTCAGGATCAGGTACCAGACGGTGACGACCAGCAGCAGCGGCACGATGTCGCCGGGGTAGGTGCTGCCCATGGTCTGCGCGGAGCCGAACAGGTCGAGCAGCGACACGTAGAACACCAGTGACGTGCTTTTGACCAGGCCGATCAGCTGGTTGACGTAGTTCGGGGTGATGGACCTGAGGGCCTGCGGAAAGACGATCCGCCTGAACTGGTGGCCCTTCGGCAGGCCGAGTGCGGCGGCCGCCTCGTGCTGGCCCTGGTCGACCGAGAGGATGCCGCCGCGGACCACCTCCGCCGCGTACGCCGCCTCGTTCAGGCTCAGTCCTACGACGGCGACGACCATGTCGGTGGCGAGCTTGGACTCGTCGAAGCTGAAGAACGCGGGGCCGAAGGGCACGCCGACGCTCAACGTCTTGTACAGGGCGCTGAAGTTGAAGAGGAAGATCAGCACCACGATCAGCGGTATGGAGCGCAGCGCCCACACGTACGTCCAGCTGACCGCGCGCAGGACCGGGCTCTTGGAGAGCCGGGCCAGCGCGAGCACAATACCGCCGAGCAGGCCCGACACGGCGCTGAGGGCGGTGACTTCGAGCGTGATGACCAGCCCGTCGAGGATGGTGGGGCGCAGGAACCAGTAGGCGAAGCGGTCCCACTGGTAGAACGGGTTGGACACCAGGCCGTGGACGAACTGGGCCACGAGGACCAGCACGACCGCCGTGGCGATCCAGCGGCCCGGCCGGCGCAGGGGCAGCACCCGCTGGGCCGCGAGGGGCTTGGCCGCGGTCTCTTCGTCGGGTGGCGCCGGGGCGAGGGACACGGCGGCTCCCGGGGTTCACTCATGACAGGCTCCAGCGGAGTCGGAAGCCCCGGGCGGCGCGCCGCGGCACCGCCTGGCGACGCGGGGCCGCGGCGTGACGAGGCTGGTGAAGCGCAGTGCACCGGGGACGGGACGGAACGAGGGCGCACCGCGGCGGCGGTGCGCGTCAGGGATTCAGAACGCCGTCAGCCGTGACAGCGGGCAGAGCCCGGGGTGGTACACAGTGCGCTGTTGACGCGGAGCAGGTCGACGGAACGGTTGGCGCACAGCAGGACGAGGCCGCGGAGCCGCACTGCGGCTGTCCTCGAGGCTGCGTACATCACCGTCTCCGTCGTTCTTCCGGCCCGGGGGGGCCACGCGCTTACCGAAACGTCATCCGGTCGGGTCGTCACCTGGGGCACCCCACCGCGGTGCGAGGGTTGCCGGTCAGCCAGCCAGGGCTTGTCGCTGACGCTCATGACCTTTCTGGCGTCAAGTCAATACAGGCGCCGTAAGCGATGTCAACGTGCGTCCGGCAGGTGATACGTGCTCAGCGGCGCCGTTCTCCCGCTCAACCGGTGTGGGTCGCCGCGCCGTTGGGGACGTGCGAGGCCCAGTCCAGGATCTGCACGGCGGCGCCCGCGGCCTCCAGCCCCCGGCAGTGCGCGTGGTGCCGTCGGGCGATGCCGGCGTGGTCGAGGTGCGGACCGAAGGCGGGGTGGGCGGCCAGCCGGCGGGCGTACGCCCACAGGTGCGGGTGGTCGGCGATGCGGTGCACCGCGGTGGCGTCCAGGTGCCAGCGGTGCACGGTGTCGAGCTGCACCAGGCTGACCCACAACTCCACGTCCGCTGCGGTGAGGTGGTCGCCGAGCAGGTACTCCTGACGGGCGAGCCGTCCTTCCAGTGACCGCAGGGTGCACAGCAGCGAGGTGAGCGCGGCGTCCCGTTCCTCCGTGTCGGCGTCGACGCGTCCGGCGCGCTGGGCGGCCGCGTCGATGCCCTGCTCGCACAGCCGCTGGACACCCTCGATCTCGGCGTCCGCCCCGTACGGATACAGCGCGGGGTGGTCCGTGCCGAAGTGCCGCGCCAGATCGCGCATGATGTCCGGAGCATGGGTGCTGACGATCCGGCCCGACCAGTCGTCGCTGAGCACCGGCGTCAGGGCGGCTCCGGGATAGCGGTGGGCACTGGCCTCGTACAGCGGACGCAGCGCGGAGTACTCGCCGCCGGGTCCGTCGGGCACCGCGGGCAGCAGCGTGACGGGACAGACGTCCTCGAGGCCGAGCAGGCTGTGCGTGATGGCTATCCGCAGACAGTGCGGACACGCCGGCGACAGGTGGAGACGGTAGCGGCGCGGCACGGCGTAGTGGCCGCTGCGGGCGTCACAGCCGATCCGGCCGCGGAAGGCGGGGACCGGCTGTGCGGACGGGAGTGCGGTCAGGGCATGGGCGGACATGTCTCTCCCGAGGTTCTGGGACGCGAGGGTGCGGGGGCGGTGGCCCGCGGGCAGGCGGCGCTCCCCGGCGCGAACGGCGCGGGGTGGCGGGGACGCGGGGTGGCGGGGCGCGGCGCGGCTCCGCCTGTTTCAGCGCCGGCGGCTGCTCGCGCTGCAGACGCGCAGCAGATCGATGTGAAGGCGGGAGGTCAGCAGGAGGGACTGCCGGCGCGTGCGATGAACACGGCTGATGACCGGCCTCGGGCGCCCCATGGTTTCCCTACCCGTCCACTAGGAAATCTCCCATGAAGTGTCGATCCGGCTCCGGCCCGCGTCAAGAGGGTGGTCCGCAGAGTGAGAGGGACGCGTCTCACGCGTGGTGGCTCCCTCGACCGGAGGCAATCGGGTGGTCCGACCAGCTGATATACGGGCCCGCCCGGCAGGGCGTGCCGAGGACCGCCGCGTGGGCGGGTCAGGCTTCGGGGGACCACCCGGAACCGTTCGGACAAGGAGCCCATGGATGAGCCCTGAAAGCAGGACGCCCTTCTCTCTCGGACCGCTGGCGCGCGAGAGGTACCGGAAGGCCGGCAAGCTCGCCTCGCTTGCGCTCGTGATGGCGGTCGGACTGGCCACTCCCGCCGCAGCCGTCGGACGCGGCGAGACCGTACGCCCGACCGACAGCTGCGATCACCACACGACCGACGCCGGCGGCGACCACGACAAGGACAAGTGCCCCAAGCCGAAGCCGCCGACGCCGCCCGCGGGCTGCTTCGACATCGACTCGGTCGTCCACGGGGAGACCAAGTACATCTCGGCGGTGTGCAACGGGCAGGTGTACGTCCTGACAGTCGCCGAGACGGGTCCGGACGCGGGCCACGCTGTCAGCGGCTGGCTGCCGGTGGGAGGGCCGAGCAACGTCATCGACGCCACGCTGGCAGAGAGAGATGCCGTCGTGTACGTCTCCGTGTTGACTGCGGACGGACGGGTGCAGGAGGGCACTTGCACCACGTCGGGCGGGAACCCGGGCCCGGGCCGACCGATCAACGTACCGTGCAGCTTCGTGACGGATTTCCCCACGCCTCCGGCATCTTGATCAGCCGGTCCATGTAGCGACCGCAGCCGCCCCTCCCCCACCGAGAGGGGCGGCTCCGCGTTTCCGAACCTCTACGGCAACGCCTGCACCAGAAGATCCAAAACAATGGCAAAGGGACCTGTGGAAGCAGCAGTTCCCCATGTCATCGTGCCTGCCATGAGCACAGAGCACGTCCTGGACGACCGGCCGCACGCCCACACCCGCATACGCCGGGCGGCGAACAAGGTGCCGGAAGTCAGCGTCTACTTCTGGATCATCAAGGTACTGACCACCGGAATGGGCGAGACCGCCTCCGACTACCTGGCCCGTCTGCTCGGCCCGATCCCCGCGGTCGGCCTCGGCGCCCTCGTCCTGGTCGGGTCCCTGGTCCTGCAGTTCGCGGTGCGCCGGTACGTGGCCTGGGTCTACTGGACCGCCATCGTCATGGTCAGCGTGTTCGGCACGATGGCCGCCGACGTCCTGCACGTGGGTCTCGGCGTGCCCTACGCGCTCTCGACGCCGCTGTTCCTGGTGGCGCTGGCCGCCGTCTTCGCCCTGTGGTACGCGAGCGAGCGGACCCTGTCCATCCACAGCATCTCCACCCGCCGCCGAGAGGCGTTCTACTGGGCGGCCGTGCTCGCCACGTTCGCGCTCGGTACGGCCGCGGGCGACCTGAGCGCCACGATCGGCTTCGGCTACCTGGGGTCCGTCGCTCTGTACGCCGTCGCCATCTCGGTGCCGGCGGTCGCCCACCGCGGGGGCCTGCTCGGCCCGGTGGTCGCGTTCTGGTCCGCGTACGTCATCACCCGCCCGCTCGGTGCGTCGATCGCCGACTGGATGGCCCTGCCCCACAAGCGCGGCGGGCTGGACTGGGGCCTGGGCCCGGTCACCCTGTCGTGGACGGTCGCGATCCTCGGCTTCGTCGCCTACCTGACGGTCTCGCGACGCGACGTCGGGAGCGACTCGGCCGCAGTGTGACATGGCACCGCCCCGCCTGCCGCTGATGCTGACAGGCGGGGCGACGTCGTGTCGGTGGCAGGCTCAGCCGTCCGCCCCCGCGGGGGTCGTGGTGGTCTTGAAGCCCTCGGTCTTGTTGGCCTGGATGGCGAAGTCGTTGGTGAACGTCTTGCTGAGGTCCACCGAACCCTTCACGTTGCCGACCAACTTCTCCGTCGCCAATGAGGTCTTCGGACCGCCGGCCGGCATGATGCCGTCCGGGAGGAACTGGCCCTTGTCCTCGTTCAGGGCTGCGATGTAGTCGGCCTTGGTCACCAACTGGTTCGACACGAACGACGCCGGGAGCTTGTTCGCGATGTCGGCCGCGCTGTGCGCGTTGATCCAGTGCATGGTGGCCACGAGCGCGTCGACGACCTTCTGCACGGTGGCCTTGTTCTGGTTCACCCAGTCGGTGCGGGCGAGCACACTGGCCGCGGGGAAGGCACCGCCCATCGCCGCCGTGGCGCCCTGCGTGGTGGCCAGGTCGATCGCGGAGGCACCGACGCCCTTCTTCTCGATCGCGGCGACCGTCGGCTGTGTCGTCATCACACAGTCCACCTTGCCGTTCTGCAGCGCGGCGATGGCGGTGGAGCCGGCGCCGACCCCGATCCGGTGGAAGTCGCTGGTCTTGACGCCCTTCTTGGCGGCCAGGAACTGGGTGAGGGTGTCGGTGCCCGAACCCAGGTCGGTGACGCCGAGGGTCTTGCCCTTGAAGTCGGCGGCCGAGGTGACGCCCGACTTCTTGGTGCACATCTCACGCTCGCCCGGCGCGCCGGAGAGCTGGACCACGTCCTCGACCGCCTTGCCCTTGGCCTGGAACTCGATCGTGTGGTTGTACCAGGCGCCCGCCATGTCCACCTGGCCCGAGGCCATGGCGTCCTCGGCACCGACACCGCCGTCCTGCTCGGTGCTCAGCTCCACATTTACGCCGTACTTCTTGTAGAAACCGAGGTTCTGGGCGAGTTGGTAGGGCAGGTAGATCTGCTTGTCTATGCCGCCGACCATGAGCTTCACCGTGGGCACGCCGCCGGAGCTGCCGACGCTCTGGGAGCCGCTGTGGGAGCCGCTGGAACAGGCGGTGGCCGTGCCGAGGGCGAGGACGGTGAGGAGGGAGGCGGTGACGGCGGCGGATCGTCTTGACATGGCTGGCCACATTCCTTTTCTGGGGTGGGGCAGGGGAAGAGCGGAGAGGGCGGGGAGGGACTGAGTCAGAGGGCGTTCGACGCCTCGGACGGGGCCGGGGGGCGCCAGGACAGCAGCCGGTGCTCGAGCTTGCTGATCAGCCACTCGGCGCCGAGCACGATGACCGAGATGACGAGCATCGTCGCGAACACACCATTGGGGTCGAAGTTGTTCTGCGCGGTCTTGATGACCAGGCCGAGGCCGCTCTGTGCGCCCAGCACCTCCCCGACCAGCGCGCCGACGATGGCGAATCCGAACGCGCTGTGCAGACTCGCGATGATCCAGGTGAGCGCGGACGGCACGATGACGTGGCGGATGATCTGCATCTGCGAGGCGCCGAGCACCCTGGCGTTGGCGAGGATGTTGCGGTCGACCTCGCGGACGCCCTGGAAGGCGTTGAAGAAGACGATGAAGAACACCAGCACCGCGGCGAGCAGGATCTTCGGGGTCACGCCGATGCCGAAGGCGACGATGAAGATCGAGCCGAGGACGATGCGCGGGATCGCGTTGACCATCTTGATGTAGGGGCCGAGCACGTCGGACAGGAAGCGGCTCTGCCCCAGCGCCACGCCGAAGACCACTCCGGTGACGGACCCGAGGGCGAAGCCGGCGAGCGCCTCCTGGATCGTGGTCCAGATGTTCGAGTAGAAGGACCCGAACTCCGTGCCGTTCTGGAAGAGGTCGACCAGCCGCTTGGCGATGCCTGACGGCTGCCCGAAGAAGAACGGGTCGACGATCCCCCACGTGGTGAACGCCTGCCAGCCGCCGATGACGACGACCGCGAGGCCGATGCGGCCCGCCCACACCAGCGCGACGCGGCGTCGGACGGCGCTTCTGGCGGCGGCAGCGGCCGATACCTGACCGCCGCTGACCGGAGCGGCGGGAGCGGTGGACGTCGTGGTCATGCCTTACCTCCTGCGGTGCGTGCGTAGGCGCGCTCCACCTCCTCGCGCAGCGTGTCCCAGATCTGGTGCTGCAGTTCGATGAAGCGGGGCTCGAAACGGATCTCCTGGACCGAGCCGCGCGGGCGCGGCAGGTCGATGTCGAAGACCGCTTTGACCGATCCGGGGCTCGACGTCATGACGACGACGCGGTCGGCGAGTGCCACGGCCTCGTCGAGGTCGTGGGTGATGAAGACGACGGACGGCCGGATCTGCTCCCACAGGGCCAGCAGCTCGGTCGACATGATCGCCTTGGTCTGCACGTCGAGGGCACCGAACGGCTCGTCCATGATCAGGATCTTGGGTTCGTTGATCAGGGCCGCGGCCATCGCCACTCGCTTGCGCATACCGCCGGAGAGCTGGTGCGGGTAGCGGTCCTCGAAGCCCGAGAGGCCGACCCGGCGCAGCCAGTCACGAGCCTGCTCCTGTGCCCGCTGCTTGGGCACGCCACGGAAGACCGGGCCCATCAGCACATTGCCGAGCACGGTCTTCCAGGGCAGCAGGGCGTCGGCCTGGAACATGAAGCTGACGCCGTCGGTGATGCCTTCCACCTCGCGGCCGCCGACCTTGACCGATCCCTCGCTCGGCCGGTCCAGGCCGGACACCATGCTCAGCGTCGTCGATTTGCCGCAGCCGGTGGGGCCGACCACCGCGCAGAACTGGCCCGGCTCCACGGTGAACGACACGTCTTGCAGCGCCGTGAACACCTCACCGGCAGGGGTCAGGAATCGCTTGGTGAGCCCGGAGATCTCGATGCGCGCATCCTCACGCGCTGCTGCGCCTGCGGTCGCCGTACCGCTGATCGGGCTCTTCGCGACATCGTTTCGCGAAGCCATGGGGGGCCGTCTCCTTCCACGCCTCGAGGGGCGGGTTCCACACGTCGTCGGGTCGAGTTCCGCACCTCGTCGGGAGCGGGTGAAGGCAGACGCTAGAGGCCACCCGGTGTTACGTCGCTGTTTCACAGGTATCCCGCGATAGCCGCGTAACCCGGGGTTCTGCTCGTTCTGCTCAGTGAAACGGGGCTGGGCAGGATTTCGGCCATCAGGCACAATCGCGCCACGCGGGTCCTGCGCAGGGGCCGGACCCGGCACTACGTACGACAGGGGCAAAGAGGCGCCTGTGATGCCCATCCGTACCTGGATCACCCGCGGCGGCAGAGGGAAGCTCTCCGCCCGGATCCTCGCCAACCAGCTGTTCATCCTCGGCCTCACCGGCGTGATCGGCTTCGTGCTGTTCGCGTTCGCACAGCGGGGCGAACTCGACCGTTCCTACGAGCAGCGCGCGCTGGCCATCGCGCAGACCACGGCCGCCGAGCCGCAGATCCGTCAGGCCATGGCGGACGGCACCGACAGCGGCGTGGTGCAGACCACCGCCGAACGCATCCGGAAGGCCTCAGGGGCGTCGTACGTGGTCGTGCTCGACCTGCGTGGCATCCGTCACTCGCATCCCATGCCGCAGCTCATCGGCGAGCCGGTGAACGAGCCGATCGGGGTGCTGGACGGCCGTCCGCGCGTCGGCAGCGACCAGGGCGCCACCGGGCGGTCCGCCAACGCCAAGGCGCCTTTGTACGGGCCGTCCGGCAAGCTGGTCGGCGAGGTGTCGGCGGGGCTCCCGGAGCGGTACGTGCTGGGCGAGCTGTGGCGTGAGCTGCCGACCTTCGGCCTGTACGCGGCGATCGCCACCGCGCTCGGTTCGGCGGCCGCGTACCTGCTGGCGCGGCGGCTCAAGCGGACCACCTTCGGGCTGGAACTGGAGGAGATCGCCGGGCTCTTCCAGGACCGCGAGGCGATGCTGCACGGCATCCGGGAGGGTGTGGTCGCCTTCGACCCCGACGGCAGGGTCACCGTGGTGAACGACGAGGCCCGGCGGCTGCTCGGGCTCGGCACCGCGCTCGGCAGCAGGCTCGAGGAGGTGCTGCCCGACGGCCGGCTGCGGCGTGCGCTGGACGGCACCGTGAGCGGTACCGACGTCAGCGTCCTTACCGACGAGCACTGCCTCGTCGTCAACCGCATGCCGGTCACGCTGCGCGGCCGCGAACTCGGCGCGGTGGTCACCGTACGCGACCGCACCGAGCTGATCGGACTGCTGCGGGAGCTGGACTCCGTACGGGGGCTCACCGACGCGCTGCGGGCCCAGCAGCACGAGTTCACCAACCGGATGCACACGCTGGCGGGGCTGCTGGACATCGGCGACCACGACGCGGCCTACGAGTTCGCCGTCGGATCGGTCGGCGCCGGGCAGGCACTGACCGAGTCGGTGCGCCGACGGATCGGGAACTCGCTGATGGTCGGGCTGATCGTGGCCAAGACCACGGTCGCCGCCGAACGCGGCGTGCGGATCGTGCTCGACGACGACTCCGCGCTCGGCCAGGACCCGCCGCATCTGCGCCGGCTGCTGACGATCGTCGGCAACCTGCTGGACAACGCGGTCGACGCCGCGGCGGACGGACCGCCCCCGGCGGGCGGCCGCCAGGTGCGCCTCACCCTCACCGAGGGCCCCGACCATGTGACCGTGCGGGTGGCGGACACCGGGCCGGGGTCCCGTCGGGCGCCGCCGAGGCGATCTTCGAGGACGGCTGGTCGACCCGGCCCGAGCGGGGCACCGCCCGGCGCGGCCTGGGGCTCGCCCTGGTGCACCGGCTGGTGCAGCGGCACGGTGGCACGGTCGCGGTCAGCGAGGGCCCGGGCGCGGTCTTCACCGTCGTCCTGCCGCTGCCGGACACGGCCCCCGCGCCGCAGGGCGCACTGTTCACAACGGCGTTGCCGGTGGGAGGCGACCGCTGATGATCCGAACCCTGGTCGTGGACGACGACTTCCGGGTGAGCCACATCCACAGCGAGTACGTGAGCCGGGTCCAGGGCTTCCAGGTGGTCGGCGAGGCGGCGACCGTGGCCGACGCCCTGGAGGCGGTGCGCACCCTGCACCCGGACCTGCTGCTGCTCGACATCTTCCTGCCGGACGGCAGCGGGCTCGATGTGCTGCGCCGGCTCACCGGCGACGAGGGCGGCTCCCGGCCGGACGCGTTCATGATCACAGCGGACCGGGACATCGAGTCGGTCCGCACCGCCATGAAGCTGGGCGCCGTGGGATACCTCGTCAAGCCCTTCGGCTCCCCGGACCTCTGCGGGCGGCTGACCGCCTACCGCGAACTCCAGCACCGGGTGCACGCACTGGGACCGGCCGCCGAGACCGAGCAGGCCGATGTGGACGCCCTGTTCAGCGCGACCCGGCCGCCGGCCGTCCCGCGGGTGCCGGCCAAGGGGCACTCCGCGCCCACCCTGACCCTCGTCCACCAGGCGCTGCTCTCCGCCGGCGGTCCCGTGTCGGCGGCCGAGGCGGCCGAACTCACCGGGGTCTCCCGGGCGACGGCCCAGCGATACCTGTCCTACCTCGTCAAGGAGGGCATGGTCCGCCTGGAGCTCCGGTACGGGGCGACGGGGCGTCCGGAGCACCGGTACCGCATCGTCACCTGACCGCCCCGCTCACAAGCCGTCGCTTTCCGGTCCCGTCCGCCACATTTTCCTTCCCGTTCTGTTCCCCGACCGCCGCCTTCCCGTCGCCGACCTGATTTCGCCGGTGCGGAAAAGCGGACCGAGCGGGCGGCCGACCACACACCGTGGGTGTGACTTGCGTCTGACCTGGTGAGACACGCGGCCGATGCCGGGGTGTTGACCGTACGATCGGGCAATGCCTGACACGACCGAAACCACGCCCGGCTGGCTGACTCCCGACGAGCTCGAGCTGGCGCGAGCCCGCATGCCGATCCTGTACGTGGAAGCCGTGCCCGTGCGCGTCGACGACAGCGGTGAAGTCACCAGCATCGGACTGTTGCTGCGGATAGGGCCCGACGGGACCGTCAGCCGCACCCTCGTCTCGGGCCGGGTGCTGCACCACGAACGGGTCCGTGACGCCCTCCTGCGCCATCTGGAGAAGGACCTCGGACCGGTGGCACTGCCCCGCGTTCCGCCCTCCCTGCAGCCCTTCACCGTCGCCGAGTACTTCCCGACACTGGGGATCACCCCGTTCCACGACCCCCGCCAGCACGCGGTGGCCCTCGCCTACATCGTCCCGGTGGCCGGCGACTGCCGTCCCCGCCAGGATGCGCTGGACCTGGAGTGGTTCAGCCCCCAGGAGGCCGCGTCGGCCGTGGTCCAGAACGAGATGCCGGGCGGGCAGGGCGTCCTGCTCAAGCAGGCCCTGGCCCACATCGGCTGCCTGCCCTGAGCGACTGCCGGACCTGAGCGACTGCCGGACCTGAGCGACGCGGCCGCCGGCCAGGTGCCCCGACGGTGCCGGGCCGGTGGTCGCGTCGGCGGTTACGCCTCTCGGAGCCCGAATCCCGGGCTGTCAGTGCACTGCGTCCAGCCGCGCCCTCTGCTCCGCCGTCAGTTCAAGTTCCACCGCGGCCAGGTTCTCCTCCAGCTGCGCCACCGACGAGGCCCCGGCCAGCGGGATCACCGGCAGGTCGCCGCCGATCTGCCAGGCCAGCACCACCTGGTTGACACTCGCCCCGGTCTCCCGCGCCACCTCCCGCAGCACCGCCAGCCGCGCCGGGGTGCCCGGGTGGTCGAAGTCGCGGGGCAACGGGACGTCCTGACGTGCGTAGGCGCCCTTGAGGAGCGGTGAGTACGCGACCAGGGTCAGGCCCGGCTCGGCGCGCAGATAGCTCAGCAGCTCCGCAGTGGTGCCGCCGAGGCTGCCGTCCGGGAAGATCTCCTCGGGGATGTCGGTGCGCGGGCGCAGATGGCTGTGCTGGTATTGCAGCACCTCATAGCCGGGCAGCCCGGCCGCCGCCGCGAGGGCGCGGGCGCGCTCCACCCGCCAGACGGCGTGGTTGCTCACGCCGAGCAGGCCGACCGTGCCCTCCGCGACCAGTTCGGCGAACCCCTCGACGGTCTCGCGCAGCGGCACCGTGTGGTCCTCGATGTGCGCGTACAGCAGGTCGAGCCGGTCCACACCGAGGCGTTCCCGGCTGCCTTCGGCCGCCTCCCGGATCGCCTTCGCCGACAGGCCCTCGGCGTTGTCGACATAGCTCGTGCCGGGGGCAAGCGGGCGTGCGCCGAGCTTCGTGGCGATCACGATCTCGTCGCCGACGCCGCGGCTGCGGCGCCAGCGGCCGAGCAGTTCCTCGCTCTGGCCGCCCTGTCCGTCGTCGGTCCAGAAGGCGTAGTTGTCGGACGTGTCGATGAAGTTGCCGCCCGCCTCGACATAGCGGTCGAGGACGGCGAAGGAGGTCTTCTCGTCCGTCCGCGAGCCGAACAACATCGCGCCGAGCGCGAGCACGCTCACCCGGCGGCGGGTCTTCGGATCGGCGCCGATCGTCCGGTACTTCATGGTGGTCCCTCCCGTCGCCGCCCGCCGGTGCGGGCTCGATCGGGAGTCTTCAGCTTCAAGTGCGCTTCAAGTCAAGGGCGGTGGCGCGCCGGGGAGCGATGTGAACGCGTGGTGCCTGTGCGGCAGCGTCCGTCGGGTGTCTGGTCGCCCGCTGGACCATGTGACATAGTACTGACCGTGAGTCAGCGACTGACCTGCGATGTCGTGGTCGTCGGCGCCGGAATGGTGGGCGCCGCCTGTGCGCTGTACGCCGCCCGCGGCGGTATGGACGTCGTCCTCGTGGATCGCGGCCCGGTGGCCGGCGGTACGACCGGCTCCGGAGAGGGCAATCTGCTCGTCTCCGACAAGGAACCTGGGCCGGAACTCGAACTCGCCCTGTATTCACTGCGCTTGTGGAGGCAACTGGCCGAGGAGCTGGGACCGGCGATCGAGTACGAACCCAAGGGCGGTGTCGTCGTCGCCTCGTCCGCCGAAGGGCTCACCGCCCTGGCGGACTTCGCGGCCGCGCAGCGGGCCGCCGGGGTCGAGGCGGAGGTCGTCGCCGCCGACGAGCTCCGCGACCTGGAACCGCACCTGGCCCCGGGCCTCGCGGGCGGCATGCTGTACCCGCAGGACTGCCAGGTGATGCCGACGCTCGCCGCCGCGCATCTCGTCCGCGCGTCCGGTGCGCGCCTGCTGACCGGGCGGACCGTGACCGAGGTGCTGCGCACGCCGCAGGGAGCCGTGCACGGGGTGCGCACGACCGGCGGTGACATCCTCGCCCCGGCCGTGGTGAACGCCGCCGGCACCTGGGGCGGGGAGTTCGCCGCGCTGGCGGGAGTGCACCTGCCGGTCCTCCCCCGGCGCGGGTTCGTGCTCGTCACCGAGCCGTTGCCCC of Streptomyces cynarae contains these proteins:
- a CDS encoding amino acid ABC transporter permease → MSLAPAPPDEETAAKPLAAQRVLPLRRPGRWIATAVVLVLVAQFVHGLVSNPFYQWDRFAYWFLRPTILDGLVITLEVTALSAVSGLLGGIVLALARLSKSPVLRAVSWTYVWALRSIPLIVVLIFLFNFSALYKTLSVGVPFGPAFFSFDESKLATDMVVAVVGLSLNEAAYAAEVVRGGILSVDQGQHEAAAALGLPKGHQFRRIVFPQALRSITPNYVNQLIGLVKSTSLVFYVSLLDLFGSAQTMGSTYPGDIVPLLLVVTVWYLILTSLVSVVQFYVERYYARGATRALPPTPLQKLRTGLADLRARARREAAV
- a CDS encoding glutathione S-transferase C-terminal domain-containing protein is translated as MSAHALTALPSAQPVPAFRGRIGCDARSGHYAVPRRYRLHLSPACPHCLRIAITHSLLGLEDVCPVTLLPAVPDGPGGEYSALRPLYEASAHRYPGAALTPVLSDDWSGRIVSTHAPDIMRDLARHFGTDHPALYPYGADAEIEGVQRLCEQGIDAAAQRAGRVDADTEERDAALTSLLCTLRSLEGRLARQEYLLGDHLTAADVELWVSLVQLDTVHRWHLDATAVHRIADHPHLWAYARRLAAHPAFGPHLDHAGIARRHHAHCRGLEAAGAAVQILDWASHVPNGAATHTG
- a CDS encoding COG4705 family protein, with amino-acid sequence MSTEHVLDDRPHAHTRIRRAANKVPEVSVYFWIIKVLTTGMGETASDYLARLLGPIPAVGLGALVLVGSLVLQFAVRRYVAWVYWTAIVMVSVFGTMAADVLHVGLGVPYALSTPLFLVALAAVFALWYASERTLSIHSISTRRREAFYWAAVLATFALGTAAGDLSATIGFGYLGSVALYAVAISVPAVAHRGGLLGPVVAFWSAYVITRPLGASIADWMALPHKRGGLDWGLGPVTLSWTVAILGFVAYLTVSRRDVGSDSAAV
- a CDS encoding ABC transporter substrate-binding protein, coding for MSRRSAAVTASLLTVLALGTATACSSGSHSGSQSVGSSGGVPTVKLMVGGIDKQIYLPYQLAQNLGFYKKYGVNVELSTEQDGGVGAEDAMASGQVDMAGAWYNHTIEFQAKGKAVEDVVQLSGAPGEREMCTKKSGVTSAADFKGKTLGVTDLGSGTDTLTQFLAAKKGVKTSDFHRIGVGAGSTAIAALQNGKVDCVMTTQPTVAAIEKKGVGASAIDLATTQGATAAMGGAFPAASVLARTDWVNQNKATVQKVVDALVATMHWINAHSAADIANKLPASFVSNQLVTKADYIAALNEDKGQFLPDGIMPAGGPKTSLATEKLVGNVKGSVDLSKTFTNDFAIQANKTEGFKTTTTPAGADG
- a CDS encoding ABC transporter permease yields the protein MTTTSTAPAAPVSGGQVSAAAAARSAVRRRVALVWAGRIGLAVVVIGGWQAFTTWGIVDPFFFGQPSGIAKRLVDLFQNGTEFGSFYSNIWTTIQEALAGFALGSVTGVVFGVALGQSRFLSDVLGPYIKMVNAIPRIVLGSIFIVAFGIGVTPKILLAAVLVFFIVFFNAFQGVREVDRNILANARVLGASQMQIIRHVIVPSALTWIIASLHSAFGFAIVGALVGEVLGAQSGLGLVIKTAQNNFDPNGVFATMLVISVIVLGAEWLISKLEHRLLSWRPPAPSEASNAL
- a CDS encoding ABC transporter ATP-binding protein gives rise to the protein MASRNDVAKSPISGTATAGAAAREDARIEISGLTKRFLTPAGEVFTALQDVSFTVEPGQFCAVVGPTGCGKSTTLSMVSGLDRPSEGSVKVGGREVEGITDGVSFMFQADALLPWKTVLGNVLMGPVFRGVPKQRAQEQARDWLRRVGLSGFEDRYPHQLSGGMRKRVAMAAALINEPKILIMDEPFGALDVQTKAIMSTELLALWEQIRPSVVFITHDLDEAVALADRVVVMTSSPGSVKAVFDIDLPRPRGSVQEIRFEPRFIELQHQIWDTLREEVERAYARTAGGKA
- a CDS encoding response regulator, which codes for MIRTLVVDDDFRVSHIHSEYVSRVQGFQVVGEAATVADALEAVRTLHPDLLLLDIFLPDGSGLDVLRRLTGDEGGSRPDAFMITADRDIESVRTAMKLGAVGYLVKPFGSPDLCGRLTAYRELQHRVHALGPAAETEQADVDALFSATRPPAVPRVPAKGHSAPTLTLVHQALLSAGGPVSAAEAAELTGVSRATAQRYLSYLVKEGMVRLELRYGATGRPEHRYRIVT
- a CDS encoding NUDIX hydrolase family protein, with the protein product MPDTTETTPGWLTPDELELARARMPILYVEAVPVRVDDSGEVTSIGLLLRIGPDGTVSRTLVSGRVLHHERVRDALLRHLEKDLGPVALPRVPPSLQPFTVAEYFPTLGITPFHDPRQHAVALAYIVPVAGDCRPRQDALDLEWFSPQEAASAVVQNEMPGGQGVLLKQALAHIGCLP
- a CDS encoding aldo/keto reductase gives rise to the protein MKYRTIGADPKTRRRVSVLALGAMLFGSRTDEKTSFAVLDRYVEAGGNFIDTSDNYAFWTDDGQGGQSEELLGRWRRSRGVGDEIVIATKLGARPLAPGTSYVDNAEGLSAKAIREAAEGSRERLGVDRLDLLYAHIEDHTVPLRETVEGFAELVAEGTVGLLGVSNHAVWRVERARALAAAAGLPGYEVLQYQHSHLRPRTDIPEEIFPDGSLGGTTAELLSYLRAEPGLTLVAYSPLLKGAYARQDVPLPRDFDHPGTPARLAVLREVARETGASVNQVVLAWQIGGDLPVIPLAGASSVAQLEENLAAVELELTAEQRARLDAVH